The following proteins come from a genomic window of Chitinivibrionia bacterium:
- a CDS encoding rhodanese-like domain-containing protein — translation MKANNYSLLNNRVITIAIILLGLVVLFGHGTSRASGQNETVVERRISASEAKRIMTDSANVIILDVRTEQEFRQSRIKNSVNFPVNEIKENASIVIPDKNALILVYCRSGGRSRTAANTLISIGYTNVYDFGGIQSWGYGTVRE, via the coding sequence ATGAAAGCAAATAACTACTCACTGTTGAACAACAGAGTAATAACCATAGCGATAATCTTGCTTGGTCTTGTCGTCTTATTCGGACACGGTACAAGTCGTGCTTCAGGGCAAAACGAAACAGTTGTCGAGCGTAGAATATCAGCATCTGAGGCTAAGCGAATTATGACCGACAGCGCAAATGTCATAATATTGGACGTTCGCACAGAACAGGAATTCAGACAAAGTCGTATAAAAAATTCCGTCAATTTTCCTGTGAACGAAATAAAAGAAAATGCGTCAATAGTTATTCCCGACAAAAATGCTCTGATTTTGGTATATTGCCGTAGCGGAGGCAGAAGCCGCACCGCCGCTAACACACTAATTTCTATTGGTTATACCAACGTTTATGATTTCGGCGGAATTCAATCTTGGGGATACGGGACGGTCAGGGAATGA
- the hydE gene encoding [FeFe] hydrogenase H-cluster radical SAM maturase HydE — MRELTDKLEKQQTLSADEFEKILLCNEEYLFERAREATKKIFGNKIYIRGLIEFTNYCKCNCFYCGLRVKNKNIERYRLSKAEILECCEKGYALGFRTFVLQGGEDPHFTDEILVDIVCAIRAKYSDCAITLSTGERSFDSFKALYDAGANRYLLRHETANSEHYELLHPENMSAEYRKKCLFELKKIGYQVGCGFMVGSPGQTLQNIVEDLMFIKDLSPQMVGVGPFLAHHDTPFKNEKSGDLRLTLNILAILRLMQPNLLLPATTALATLDSRGRELGIMAGANIVMPNLSPLDVRKKYLPYDNKIATNTEAAESVAAMHEQVKKIGYEIITARGDWREFA, encoded by the coding sequence ATGAGAGAACTTACAGATAAACTCGAAAAACAACAAACCCTTTCCGCTGACGAATTTGAAAAAATTTTGCTTTGCAACGAAGAATATCTTTTTGAACGCGCAAGAGAAGCAACAAAAAAAATATTCGGCAATAAAATTTACATTCGCGGATTGATTGAATTTACAAATTACTGCAAATGCAACTGTTTTTACTGTGGATTGCGCGTAAAAAATAAAAACATTGAAAGGTATCGGCTTTCAAAAGCAGAAATACTCGAATGCTGTGAAAAAGGATACGCACTCGGATTTCGCACTTTCGTCTTACAAGGTGGAGAAGACCCGCATTTTACGGACGAAATACTTGTTGATATTGTCTGCGCAATAAGAGCGAAATATTCGGATTGCGCCATAACTTTATCTACGGGCGAGCGCAGTTTCGATAGCTTCAAAGCCCTATACGACGCAGGAGCGAACAGATATTTACTGCGCCACGAAACAGCAAACAGCGAACATTACGAATTACTGCATCCTGAAAATATGTCTGCCGAATATCGAAAAAAATGCCTGTTTGAACTTAAAAAAATCGGTTATCAGGTAGGTTGCGGCTTTATGGTCGGTTCTCCCGGACAAACATTGCAAAATATTGTTGAAGATTTGATGTTTATTAAAGATTTAAGCCCCCAAATGGTTGGAGTTGGTCCGTTTCTTGCACATCACGACACTCCGTTCAAAAACGAAAAATCGGGAGATTTGCGCTTAACGCTGAACATTTTAGCGATTTTACGTCTTATGCAACCCAATTTGCTTTTACCTGCAACAACAGCATTGGCAACACTTGACAGTCGCGGCAGGGAACTCGGAATAATGGCTGGCGCAAATATCGTTATGCCAAACCTATCCCCTCTTGACGTTCGCAAAAAATACCTGCCTTACGACAACAAAATCGCCACAAATACCGAAGCCGCCGAAAGCGTCGCCGCAATGCACGAACAAGTAAAAAAGATTGGCTACGAGATAATTACAGCGAGAGGTGATTGGAGAGAATTCGCTTAA
- a CDS encoding manganese efflux pump MntP family protein, producing the protein MSYSEIILIAIGLSMDAFAVSICLGLSVKKPKIKEFLLAGIYFGLFQAIMPIIGYFAGTLFAEKIQSFDHWIAFALLGVIGAKMIKEGFAKEECCSKNNFLFANMLVLAVATSIDAMAVGITFAFFTINIFTAVAIIGLTTFVISMIGVKVGNIFGTKFRSKAEIFGGAVLIALGLKILLEGLL; encoded by the coding sequence GTGAGCTATTCCGAAATTATTTTAATCGCTATCGGCTTATCGATGGATGCTTTTGCGGTGTCGATTTGCTTGGGTTTGTCGGTAAAAAAACCGAAAATAAAAGAGTTTTTGCTTGCAGGAATATATTTTGGCTTATTTCAGGCGATTATGCCTATAATCGGATATTTTGCAGGTACTCTTTTTGCTGAAAAAATACAGAGTTTCGACCACTGGATAGCATTCGCACTTCTTGGAGTTATCGGCGCCAAAATGATAAAAGAGGGATTTGCAAAAGAAGAGTGTTGTAGTAAAAACAATTTTTTGTTTGCCAATATGCTGGTTTTGGCTGTTGCTACAAGCATAGATGCAATGGCGGTCGGGATAACCTTTGCTTTCTTTACAATAAACATTTTCACCGCAGTCGCAATAATCGGTTTAACAACATTCGTTATATCAATGATAGGAGTAAAAGTCGGAAATATTTTCGGAACAAAATTCAGGTCGAAAGCGGAAATCTTCGGCGGTGCAGTTCTTATCGCGCTCGGGCTTAAAATTTTGTTAGAGGGCTTGCTTTAA
- the dxr gene encoding 1-deoxy-D-xylulose-5-phosphate reductoisomerase has protein sequence MQKILLLGASGSIGQSAINCVKRYPDEFELVGISFNSRAELGSECLKTFNTVKCAAITSENAAKNFPKNDFNKVKFFDGADGLVEMVKNAEYDVLLNAIVGCAGFAPTAAALTRGKKVALANKESLVVGGEVIDNLLAKYGGSIVPIDSEHSAILQCIHGENRKELESITITASGGPFRELPLSEFEKITPEKALKHPTWAMGAKITIDSATLMNKGFEVIEAYHLYKIGYDKIDVVVHPQSIIHSLATFTDGAVLAQCGYPDMELPIQYALTYPKRLFMSPTPRLNLAKIGNLTFFEPDLDKFPCLRMCFEAGKAGGTLPCVLNAANEVAVAKFLRNEIKFTQIAEIVEKSLNRHNRQTSESVEQILEIDKAVRRELM, from the coding sequence ATGCAAAAAATACTACTTCTCGGAGCCAGCGGCTCTATCGGACAATCCGCAATAAACTGCGTAAAACGATACCCCGACGAGTTCGAGCTTGTTGGGATTTCCTTTAACAGCAGGGCGGAATTGGGGAGCGAGTGCCTAAAGACCTTTAATACCGTAAAATGTGCCGCAATAACAAGCGAAAACGCCGCAAAAAATTTCCCGAAAAACGATTTTAACAAAGTAAAGTTTTTCGACGGCGCAGACGGTCTTGTGGAAATGGTAAAAAACGCCGAATACGACGTTTTACTTAACGCAATCGTTGGTTGTGCGGGCTTTGCTCCGACTGCGGCGGCGCTCACTCGCGGCAAAAAAGTCGCCCTTGCCAACAAAGAAAGCTTGGTAGTCGGGGGAGAGGTAATCGATAATTTGCTCGCGAAATACGGCGGCAGTATTGTTCCGATTGACAGCGAACATTCGGCTATTTTGCAGTGTATTCACGGCGAAAACCGCAAGGAGCTTGAGAGCATAACAATAACGGCAAGCGGCGGACCTTTCAGAGAATTACCACTATCCGAATTTGAAAAAATCACTCCCGAAAAAGCGCTGAAACATCCGACTTGGGCGATGGGCGCAAAAATAACAATCGACTCCGCAACGCTTATGAACAAAGGCTTTGAGGTGATAGAGGCGTATCATCTGTATAAAATCGGCTACGACAAAATCGATGTCGTCGTTCATCCTCAGTCGATAATTCACTCGCTTGCTACTTTTACGGACGGCGCAGTTCTTGCTCAATGCGGCTATCCCGATATGGAATTGCCAATTCAATACGCGCTTACCTATCCAAAACGCCTTTTTATGAGTCCAACTCCGCGCCTGAATTTGGCAAAAATCGGAAATTTAACGTTTTTTGAGCCAGATTTAGACAAATTTCCCTGCCTGAGAATGTGTTTTGAAGCAGGCAAAGCGGGCGGCACGCTTCCTTGTGTTTTGAACGCGGCAAACGAGGTCGCGGTAGCAAAATTTCTGCGCAACGAAATAAAATTTACCCAAATTGCCGAGATTGTAGAAAAATCCTTGAACAGACACAATAGGCAAACGAGCGAAAGCGTGGAGCAGATATTAGAAATCGATAAAGCGGTGCGCAGAGAGTTAATGTGA
- a CDS encoding type II toxin-antitoxin system HipA family toxin has translation MNNKVILVNCFGKNVGRLAMTKNYCCAFEYSDEWLASGFSISPFSLPLVKKVFIADREPFRGNFGVFEDSLPDGWGRLLIDRMLKKQGLQPSGISILDRLAIVGKNGAGALEYEPSEGFGDEDLSAPLDDLAKECEKILANDNYESEQLETLVKKGGSSGGARPKVLVKIDDEDWIIKFRSSYDPQDIGELEYQYSIAAKAAKIEMSDCRLFEGKYFGTKRFDRENGQKIQMLSAGGLMEASHRYPTLDYNDLLSATLELTRNFGEVEKMFRLMCFNVVAKNLDDHAKNFSFLYKNSKWRVAPAYDLTLSNGINGERMTTVNGKGKEPSLIDILGVAKKNGIAETKAREICDEVREAVDKLLEGCGR, from the coding sequence ATGAACAATAAGGTAATTTTGGTAAATTGTTTCGGCAAAAATGTCGGGCGGCTCGCAATGACTAAAAATTATTGTTGCGCCTTTGAATACAGCGACGAATGGCTTGCAAGCGGTTTCTCGATTTCACCGTTTTCGCTTCCGCTTGTCAAAAAAGTGTTTATTGCAGACAGAGAGCCGTTCAGGGGAAATTTTGGCGTTTTTGAAGATAGCTTGCCAGATGGCTGGGGGCGTTTACTTATTGACAGAATGCTGAAAAAACAGGGTTTGCAGCCATCAGGCATAAGCATTCTCGACCGTTTGGCAATTGTCGGAAAAAATGGCGCCGGCGCTTTGGAATACGAGCCGTCGGAGGGTTTTGGAGATGAAGATTTATCTGCCCCTCTTGACGATTTGGCGAAAGAATGTGAAAAAATTTTAGCAAACGACAATTACGAATCGGAACAACTGGAAACGCTTGTAAAAAAAGGCGGAAGTTCGGGCGGAGCGCGTCCGAAAGTGCTTGTGAAAATCGACGACGAGGACTGGATAATCAAATTTCGTTCTTCATACGACCCGCAAGACATCGGCGAGCTGGAATATCAGTATTCCATTGCGGCAAAAGCGGCAAAAATCGAAATGAGCGACTGCCGTCTTTTTGAAGGTAAATATTTCGGCACAAAGCGTTTTGACAGAGAAAACGGACAAAAAATTCAAATGCTTTCGGCAGGCGGACTGATGGAGGCAAGCCACAGATACCCGACGCTCGACTACAACGACTTGCTTTCGGCAACTTTGGAACTTACAAGGAACTTCGGTGAAGTAGAAAAAATGTTTCGATTGATGTGTTTTAACGTTGTGGCAAAAAATCTTGACGACCACGCAAAAAATTTCTCATTTCTTTACAAAAATTCAAAATGGCGAGTGGCGCCTGCTTATGATTTAACGCTCAGCAACGGAATAAACGGCGAACGTATGACAACGGTAAACGGCAAAGGAAAAGAGCCAAGTTTAATTGATATTTTGGGAGTTGCAAAGAAAAATGGGATTGCCGAAACGAAAGCAAGAGAAATTTGCGATGAAGTACGTGAAGCGGTGGATAAATTGCTTGAAGGTTGCGGCAGATAG
- a CDS encoding helix-turn-helix transcriptional regulator yields the protein MANRVKARRKEQNISQQKLAEISRVSLGSIRRFERSGEISLDSLLKIAIVLSCEKDFDEVFAKKTYLSLDEVINEQ from the coding sequence ATGGCGAATCGCGTTAAAGCAAGGCGCAAGGAACAAAATATATCACAGCAAAAACTGGCTGAAATCTCGCGCGTGTCTCTTGGGTCAATAAGAAGATTTGAGAGAAGCGGAGAAATATCGCTTGATTCGCTTTTGAAAATTGCCATTGTTCTTTCTTGCGAAAAGGATTTTGACGAAGTTTTCGCAAAAAAGACATACCTTTCGCTTGACGAGGTGATAAATGAACAATAA
- a CDS encoding polysaccharide deacetylase family protein: MSCKTENKIPAITSCLASKISPVENPPLFIVVGSDDNTDPVAISWIQSVMDGGTNADGSKRYMSFYVNTGQKVAMWSEKPDLSAAASAAYKAGHEVSNHTEDHLYCLTYDRKTKEDVNTITKTIENAQNALVAAGIPAKHHFGFRTPYLTYSDNTFVAMKNVMLKNGAEFLYDCSINAMDDKDGNNFPYTLDGPADKNGNVAPDNNEDFNEWGKDNPVREHKGIWELPAHKVYIDPQDYAFVEEVFKRKELDYDWKHITGLDYNLWNEAELNAEQTTRAYMNTLRKCLSGNRAPLTLGVHSQFYYEERGDLYPNITDPAEKRRSFIDFVEQASKIDGVFFVSGDMVIRWMLNPVSADKFKPENYRRT; encoded by the coding sequence ATGTCTTGCAAAACAGAAAACAAAATACCTGCAATCACTTCGTGTTTGGCTTCTAAAATTTCGCCTGTAGAAAATCCGCCGTTGTTTATTGTTGTTGGAAGCGATGACAATACCGACCCTGTTGCGATTTCGTGGATACAAAGCGTTATGGACGGCGGAACAAACGCAGACGGAAGCAAACGCTATATGTCTTTTTATGTAAACACAGGACAAAAAGTTGCAATGTGGTCGGAAAAACCTGACTTGTCAGCCGCCGCATCAGCCGCATATAAAGCAGGACACGAAGTTAGCAATCACACCGAAGACCACCTTTATTGCCTTACTTACGACAGAAAAACAAAGGAAGATGTCAATACCATCACAAAAACAATAGAAAACGCGCAAAATGCACTTGTTGCGGCAGGAATTCCCGCAAAGCATCATTTTGGATTTCGCACGCCGTATTTGACATATTCGGACAACACTTTTGTCGCAATGAAAAACGTAATGCTAAAAAACGGCGCAGAATTTTTATACGACTGCTCAATAAACGCAATGGACGACAAAGACGGCAATAATTTTCCATACACCTTAGACGGTCCAGCCGATAAAAACGGAAACGTAGCGCCCGACAACAACGAAGATTTTAACGAATGGGGAAAAGACAATCCCGTCCGCGAGCACAAAGGAATTTGGGAGTTGCCCGCACACAAAGTCTATATAGACCCGCAAGATTACGCTTTTGTCGAAGAAGTCTTTAAGCGCAAAGAATTAGATTACGATTGGAAACATATAACAGGGCTCGATTACAATTTGTGGAACGAAGCCGAGTTAAACGCCGAACAAACCACCCGCGCATATATGAACACTCTGAGAAAATGCTTGTCGGGCAACCGTGCGCCTCTGACCTTAGGCGTTCATTCGCAGTTTTATTACGAAGAACGCGGCGATTTATATCCAAACATTACCGATCCCGCCGAAAAACGTCGCTCTTTTATTGATTTTGTGGAGCAGGCAAGCAAAATCGACGGCGTGTTTTTTGTGTCGGGCGATATGGTAATTCGCTGGATGCTTAACCCTGTTTCAGCCGATAAATTTAAACCCGAAAACTATCGCCGAACTTGA
- the ectB gene encoding diaminobutyrate--2-oxoglutarate transaminase: MSAQIFEQYESTVRSYCRSFTDVFTKGKNAFLYGESGKEYIDFFAGAGALNYGHSNPSIKQKVIDYIADDNISHALDMHTVAKAEFLQKFQEKILKPRKMDYKVMFPGPTGTNANEAALKLARKVKRRTNIFAFMGAFHGQTLGALSATSDATMRAGASIPLYGTTFMPFPSETGYLSKINSIEYMDGILSEDHSGIDKPAAIILEAVQGEGGLNVAPVQWLKDLEVLCKKHDILLILDEVQTGCGRTGTFFAFERAGISPDIITMSKSIGGYGFPMALTLIKSECDIFKPGEHNGTFRGNQVAFVAAAAAIDYRESFDFDGETNKKAKIVEDFIKTEILPMKTGLRHKGIGLIQGVCFENVECDINAATGAIVKECFANGLVLERAGKCDCVVKVMPPLTIEEEVLRKGMEILKAACQKIIAKI; this comes from the coding sequence ATGTCTGCACAAATCTTTGAGCAATACGAATCGACGGTCAGGTCGTATTGTCGCAGTTTTACCGATGTTTTCACAAAGGGCAAAAATGCTTTTTTGTATGGAGAATCGGGCAAGGAATATATTGACTTCTTCGCGGGAGCGGGTGCATTAAACTACGGACATTCCAATCCGTCTATAAAACAAAAGGTTATAGACTATATCGCCGATGACAATATTTCGCACGCTTTGGATATGCACACTGTCGCAAAAGCGGAATTTTTGCAAAAATTTCAGGAAAAAATATTAAAACCGAGAAAAATGGATTATAAAGTAATGTTCCCCGGACCAACAGGAACAAACGCAAACGAAGCGGCGCTGAAACTTGCCCGCAAAGTAAAAAGACGGACGAACATTTTTGCGTTTATGGGAGCGTTTCACGGACAAACTTTGGGCGCGCTTTCGGCAACGAGCGACGCTACTATGCGCGCAGGTGCAAGCATTCCTCTTTACGGAACTACTTTTATGCCTTTCCCGTCCGAAACGGGTTATTTGAGCAAAATAAACTCTATCGAATATATGGACGGCATTTTGAGCGAAGACCATTCGGGGATAGATAAACCCGCGGCAATCATTCTCGAAGCGGTTCAAGGCGAGGGCGGCTTAAATGTTGCGCCTGTTCAATGGCTCAAAGATTTGGAAGTCCTTTGTAAAAAACACGACATTTTGCTTATTTTGGATGAAGTCCAGACGGGTTGCGGAAGAACGGGAACATTCTTCGCCTTTGAAAGAGCGGGAATTTCCCCCGATATTATTACGATGTCAAAGTCAATCGGCGGCTACGGGTTTCCTATGGCGCTTACGCTTATTAAGTCGGAGTGCGACATATTCAAACCGGGTGAGCATAACGGTACATTCCGCGGAAACCAAGTTGCATTTGTTGCGGCGGCGGCGGCTATTGATTATCGCGAAAGTTTCGATTTTGACGGAGAAACCAACAAAAAGGCAAAAATTGTCGAAGATTTCATAAAAACAGAAATTTTACCGATGAAAACAGGACTTCGCCACAAAGGTATCGGCTTAATTCAAGGTGTTTGCTTTGAAAACGTAGAATGCGACATCAATGCGGCAACAGGAGCTATTGTTAAAGAATGCTTTGCGAACGGGCTTGTTTTGGAGCGCGCAGGAAAATGCGACTGCGTTGTAAAAGTAATGCCGCCGCTCACCATAGAAGAAGAAGTTTTGCGCAAAGGAATGGAAATTCTGAAAGCGGCTTGTCAAAAGATAATTGCAAAAATTTGA
- the aroQ gene encoding type II 3-dehydroquinate dehydratase: protein MKIGILNGPNLNFLGKREPQIYGKLTLDDLKNQLLTEAQGKNITLEFAQSNVEGELINIIQKWSGENFDGVIFNPGAYTHTSVALFDAISSVSLPFIEVHISNIYKREEFRRHSFTAGASEGVISGLGFFGYVAAMHYLAQKTGDKK from the coding sequence ATGAAAATCGGAATTTTGAACGGACCTAATCTTAATTTTTTGGGTAAAAGAGAGCCGCAAATTTACGGTAAATTAACGCTTGACGACCTTAAAAACCAACTCTTAACAGAAGCGCAAGGCAAAAACATAACACTCGAATTTGCGCAAAGTAATGTTGAGGGCGAACTTATAAATATTATTCAAAAATGGTCGGGCGAAAATTTTGACGGCGTAATTTTTAATCCGGGCGCATATACACACACTTCTGTTGCGCTTTTTGACGCAATTTCGTCGGTCAGCCTTCCGTTTATTGAGGTGCATATTTCAAATATTTACAAGCGCGAAGAATTTCGTCGTCATTCTTTTACAGCTGGGGCAAGCGAAGGTGTAATTTCGGGCTTGGGCTTCTTTGGGTATGTTGCCGCAATGCATTATTTAGCGCAAAAAACAGGTGATAAAAAATGA
- the rdgB gene encoding RdgB/HAM1 family non-canonical purine NTP pyrophosphatase, giving the protein MKILVATSNAGKVKEIGEILRKINNQIEILSLKDIFDEIPEIPENERTFTGNALAKATWLAERFDGNWVLADDSGLVVEALKGAPGVISAIYAGEPRSDKRNIEKLLSEMQEFRDEKQRKAHFTCAMVLVSPVSDKSFAAIGKCKGKIAFAQSGSGGFGYDPVFIPDGYDKSFAELSSGIKNEISHRANALEILTDIFEDILDGGNL; this is encoded by the coding sequence ATGAAAATCTTAGTTGCGACGTCTAATGCGGGTAAAGTTAAAGAGATAGGCGAAATTCTCAGAAAAATTAACAATCAAATCGAGATTTTATCGTTGAAAGATATTTTTGACGAAATTCCGGAAATCCCCGAAAATGAGAGAACTTTTACGGGCAATGCGCTTGCAAAGGCAACTTGGCTCGCCGAAAGATTTGACGGAAATTGGGTTTTGGCAGACGATTCGGGATTGGTTGTCGAAGCGCTCAAAGGAGCCCCCGGTGTTATATCGGCAATATATGCGGGTGAGCCGAGAAGTGATAAAAGAAACATAGAAAAATTGCTTAGCGAAATGCAGGAATTTCGTGATGAAAAACAACGAAAAGCGCATTTTACCTGCGCTATGGTTTTGGTTTCACCCGTCAGCGACAAATCGTTTGCGGCAATCGGAAAATGTAAAGGCAAAATCGCTTTTGCCCAAAGCGGTTCGGGCGGTTTTGGCTACGACCCCGTGTTTATTCCCGACGGATACGATAAATCATTTGCAGAACTGTCTTCGGGGATTAAAAATGAGATTTCGCACAGAGCAAACGCACTCGAAATACTGACCGATATTTTTGAGGATATTTTAGACGGAGGAAATCTATGA
- a CDS encoding phosphoglycerate kinase — MAKLFIEDLDLVGKRALIRVDFNVPVKNGVVESDKRIKAALPTIKYALDKGASVILMSHLGRPNGQVNAKYTLAPVAKRLEELLGKPVKFVNDCVGAEAEAATAVAKAGDVILLENLRFHIEEEGKVKNDDGTKTEATKDQIAAFCASLSKHGDVFINDAFGTAHRAHSSMVGVNLKRASGYLLKKELEFLGDAVANPVRPFVAIIGGAKISGKIDVVNALLPKVDKLIIGGGMAYTFLKAQGYEIGNSLCENDKVDLAKELLAKAGDKIVLPIDSLCTTKLDFDGRTIADEHIYDYDKMPANEEGCDIGPKSMAKFVDIVKGAKTVLWNGPMGVFEIAATAKGTFAVAQALAEATANGAITVIGGGDSVSAIEKAGLEDKVSHVSTGGGASLEFLEGKELPGVVALSDK; from the coding sequence ATGGCAAAATTGTTTATTGAAGACCTTGATTTGGTCGGAAAAAGAGCGTTGATACGCGTGGATTTTAACGTTCCCGTAAAAAACGGCGTTGTGGAATCGGACAAAAGAATTAAAGCGGCTTTACCCACAATTAAATACGCGCTCGATAAAGGCGCATCAGTTATCTTAATGAGCCATTTGGGAAGACCAAACGGACAGGTAAACGCAAAATACACTCTTGCTCCCGTAGCAAAACGCTTGGAAGAACTTTTGGGCAAACCCGTAAAATTTGTAAATGACTGCGTTGGCGCAGAAGCTGAAGCGGCAACCGCGGTGGCAAAAGCTGGCGATGTAATTTTGCTCGAAAACCTGCGTTTCCATATAGAAGAAGAAGGAAAAGTGAAAAACGACGACGGCACAAAAACCGAAGCTACCAAAGACCAAATCGCGGCGTTTTGCGCGTCATTGTCGAAACACGGCGACGTATTCATTAACGACGCATTCGGAACTGCTCACCGCGCGCATTCTTCTATGGTCGGCGTAAATCTTAAAAGAGCAAGCGGATATTTGCTCAAAAAAGAATTGGAATTCTTGGGTGATGCGGTTGCAAACCCCGTTCGTCCTTTTGTAGCGATTATCGGCGGTGCAAAAATTTCCGGTAAAATCGATGTTGTAAACGCGCTTCTTCCGAAAGTTGATAAACTTATTATCGGCGGCGGAATGGCTTACACGTTCCTTAAAGCGCAAGGCTACGAAATCGGAAATTCTCTTTGCGAAAACGACAAAGTTGATTTGGCAAAAGAACTTCTTGCAAAAGCGGGCGACAAAATCGTTCTTCCGATAGACAGCCTTTGCACGACAAAACTTGACTTTGACGGCAGAACAATTGCCGACGAGCATATTTACGATTACGACAAAATGCCCGCAAACGAAGAAGGTTGCGACATTGGTCCCAAATCAATGGCGAAATTTGTTGACATCGTAAAAGGCGCAAAAACAGTTCTTTGGAACGGTCCTATGGGCGTATTTGAAATCGCGGCGACCGCAAAAGGAACATTCGCGGTAGCGCAAGCGCTTGCTGAAGCGACAGCAAACGGCGCAATTACGGTTATCGGCGGCGGAGATTCGGTTTCGGCTATCGAAAAAGCGGGCTTGGAAGACAAAGTTTCGCACGTATCGACAGGCGGCGGCGCAAGTTTGGAATTCTTGGAAGGCAAAGAACTTCCCGGTGTTGTTGCGTTGAGCGATAAGTAA